Within the Mucilaginibacter sp. CSA2-8R genome, the region ATGCCAACGGTCAGCAGTTGAGCAAAGAACTCAAATCTAACGCGGCTACCAGTCATATCCCTGTGGTTATTGTATCGGCTGTAAGTAATATTAAAGAAGTTACCGAAGCCGGGCTGGCCGATGGTTATTTGAAGAAGCCTTTTGAGTTAACCGAGCTGTTTGATATTGTGCACAAGTTTACCGACTAATTGCCATCTAACCGAGGCCTCAGCCTTGCTCAATTCACGTTAAAAATATTTTATAAAACAACAAAAGCCGCTTAAGTAAGCGGCTTTTGTTATAACAGGTAAAAATTACTGTTAATTATTTTTGTCTTTTCTTCAAAAATTTGAAGTCTTTACCAATAAAACGTGCATTAGCACCTAATTCTTCCTCGATGCGCAGCAATTGGTTGTATTTTGCAATCCTGTCCGAACGTGAAGCCGAACCGGTTTTAATCTGACCGCAATTTAAGGCAACAGCTAAATCGGCAATGGTAGCATCTTCAGTTTCGCCAGAACGGTGACTCATTACCGAAGTATAACCGTTGGTTTGCGCCAAAGTAACGGCGTTGATAGTTTCGGTTAACGAGCCAATCTGGTTTACTTTAACCAGGATAGAGTTACCGGTTTCGTTATCAATACCTTGCTGTAAACGGGTTACGTTAGTTACAAATAAATCATCACCTACTAATTGTACTTTATCGCCAATTTTTTCGGTTAACAATTTCCAGCCATCCCAATCGTCTTCGGCCATACCGTCTTCGATAGAAATAATTGGATATTTTGCAGCTAATTCTGCCAGGTATTCTACCTGCTCAGCGCTGGTACGTACAGCACCTTTGTCGCCTTCAAATTTAGCGTAGTTGTATTTGCCACCTTCGTAAAACTCAGATGCAGCACAGTCAAACGCTAAAAATATATCTTCGCCTGCTTTGTAACCGGCTTTTTCAATCGCTTGTAAAATGGTTTCAACACCATCTTCGGTACCGGCAAAAGTAGGAGCAAAACCACCTTCGTCGCCTACTGCTGTAGATAAGCCACGATCATGAAGAATTTTTTTCAGGTTATGGAAAACCTCGGTACCCCATCTTAAAGCTTCAGAAAATGAAGGAGCGCCAACCGGCATAATCATAAATTCCTGGAAAGCGATAGGAGCATCTGAGTGTGAACCACCGTTAACAATGTTCATCATCGGTATAGGCAAAGTGTTAGCGTTAACGCCACCTACATAACGGTATAAAGGCTGACGGCTTTCTTGAGCAGCAGCTTTAGCCACGGCTAAAGAAACGCCTAAAATAGCGTTAGCACCTAAGTTACCTTTGTTAGCAGTACCATCAATTTCGAGCATTAACTTGTCAATCGCATTTTGCTCAAAAACATCCATGCCTTGCAGTTCTTTGGCCAGTTTGTCGTTTACGTTGGCAACTGCCTGTAAAACGCCTTTGCCCATGTATTTGCTTTTGTCGTTGTCGCGAAGTTCAACAGCTTCGTGTGCACCGGTTGAAGCACCCGATGGTACGGCAGCACGGCCTAAAGCACCATTTTCGGTTAACACCTCAACCTCTACGGTAGGATTGCCGCGCGAGTCTAATATCTGGCGGGCATGTACATTAATTATTAAGCTCATAAAATTATCAAGTTTGCTAAATGTATAGGTACACTTTTAATTGCGTGCTAAGATAAGTGCAAAATATGATATTAAAAATGTTAAAAGTGAATACTTAGTGTTTTGTTTACAATAACTTAATACAGCAATAGCTAGCCAAATATGGTAACAAGTATTATTTGCGTTGCAGATTGTATGTAGCCGTTAAAATCAGGTAATTTTTATCATCGCTGTTGTTGATGGCATAGTTACGTTGATTAATAAAACCAGCTTGAAAAGTAAAAGGCTTTGTAAACTTATAACCCAATGACGGTGAAAAGCGATTGCGTTCAAAATTAGGTTGCTTGTTATTGAAGAACACTTCGGCAAAAACTGAGGCAAATAAAGTGCCCTGTTCTAACTTAGGCTTATTTAACGGCAAGGTGGCGGTTAAACGGTATCTAAATCTGTTTCGGTACCCTGTATTTAGCCAACGCTGTTCAATACGGTAACGGTGCTCAAGTTTTAACCTGCTGATGTAGTGATTGGTGGTAAACTGTTCCCAAAAACGGGTTTCAGTAATTTGCGGGCCATCGTCTACAGCATTAAACCCATAGGTAGTATACCGGCCGGTGCCCAGCAAAGCAAAACTGTTATTATCAAAATTGTAACTGACACCTGTTTTTAATTCGTAGTAGTAAAAATTGCTGGCTACGCCATAATTTCGATTTTGCGCCTCAAAATAACCACCCCATCGGTGTTGTATACTGCCTGGCAAGTTAACGGTTATAATATTCCAACTACCGGTTCCCGAAAATTGTCCTTGTGCTTTAACTGGCAACGTTTTTATTGACAATAAAATGAAAAGCAGCAATAATTTAAAGCGCATTGTTAAGGTTATGTTAACAGATGCGCAAATATAATAGTAATCAGGTATGTTAAATTAATATTAACTATTCCCATTTAAATGTTTTAATAGCAACGGCATAGATTGCCACTCCCCAAATGAATAGAATCAAAAGTTGGTGACTTACTTCAAGTAATCCTGCTCCCTCAAAAGCAACCTTTCGCATAGCATTATTTAAATGGGTAAGCGGCAAAATATTGCTCACCGGTTGCAACCATTTAGGAAATGCTGCTGTAGAAAAGAAAGTGCCTGATAAAAGGAATTGGGGCAGGGTAATAATGTTAGATAAAGGTGGCACACTGGTTTCGTTACGGGCCAAGCCTGATATAATAAAGCCAAACCCCATAAATACTACGAGGCCTATAAAAGCCAACAGCAACATGTTAAGCACAGTAGCTACACCATTTACCAAGGTGAAACCGAAAGCATAATGGCCTATGCTGATAATGATGATGGCACTTAACAAGGCAAAGGCAACGCGGGCCAGCATCTCTCCTAAAATAATGCTGTACTTTTTTACCGGTGTGGCAAAAAAGCGTTTAATTACTAAGGTTTGGCGCAAGCTTAAAAATACAAAAGCAGTACCAAACACGCCGATGTTTAGCAACGAGAAACCCAATTGCCCTGGTAATATAAAGTCGATGTATTTGTATTCACGCCCTTTGATTGTGGTTTCCTTAAGTTCGGCTATTTTAGGGCGCACGTTAGGGTCGGCTTGGGTATTAAACTGGTAAAGCAAACTCTTAAGCAGCGACCGAAGCATATTGCCTTTTTCTTGTGATGCCGCAGTAAAAGTTACATCGAGTGTATAAGCCGGCAGGCCGTTGTTTTTGTGAATATTGATAATAGCATCCAGGCTGCCCTTGTTCAGGTTTTTTTGCATGTCGGCTACCGATAACTCTTTCCTTAAATTGATGACATTGTAGTTTTTTAATACGTGGTAAATTGGGTTAAGCGTATCAGCGTTCTTAGCCAAACCTGCGTCGATGCTAACAGCCCCACCGCCAATATTGGCAAATATTACAATGAAGATTAACGGAAACAGTAAGCTAAATACTACAGCCGACGGGCTCCGGAATATAGACCGTAAACTGGCTTTGATAATAGATAAGGTAGCGTGAAGGTTATTATATGGTTGCATAAAAGTAAGGCTGTTGGTGTGTTGATTATGAGGTTGATTGATTTTCTCTTCCCCTTTTAGGGGGCAGGGGGGCTAGTGGCTTACTGCCGCAAATCTTTCCCTGTAAGATTAATAAATACATCCTCCAGGTTAGCTTGCTTTACCTGTTTAGGACGCTCAAATCCACGTGCTACCAGTTCGTCAATAAAGTGGTCGGGTGTGTTGATGCCTATAATGCGGCCGCCGTCAACAAAAGCCACGCGGTCGCATAACTCTTCGGCCTCATCCATATAATGTGTAGTGAGTACAACAGTGGTCCCTGCGCTGCGGATATCACGTATAAGTTGCCACAAGTTGCGGCGTGCTTGTGGGTCGAGCCCCGTAGTAGGCTCATCTAAAAATATAATACGCGGACTGTTAATTAAGGTCGTAGCGATAGAGAAGCGCTGCTTTTGCCCGCCCGAAAGGTTTTTATATTGCGTTTTAGCTTTATCGGTAAGTGCTACCTTTTGCAGCACATCCAATGGCTTAATACGCACGCCATACAACCCGGCAAATAAATCAAGTAGTTCAATCAAGTTAAGGCCTGGATAGTACCCTGCAGCCTGCAACTGTACGCCAATGCGCTGTTTGATCTGGTCGGCCTGCTGGTCTACCGAAAAGCCGTCTACCATAATTTCGCCCGACGATTTAGTACGCAGGGTTTCAATAATTTCGAGCGTAGTGGTTTTCCCTGCACCGTTGGGGCCAAGCAGTCCGAAGATTTCGCCTTCGTAAACGTCAAAGCTAATGCCCTGTACAGCAGTAAAACCGGCGTACTGCTTTACCAGGTTTTTTACAGTGATGATAGGTTGTGTTGCCATACTTTAAAAGTAAGGCGAGTGGAGGCCGAATTAAATAACTTTTGGCTGAATGGTTGGTTTTTGGTTATGAATGGTAGCGGCTAGCAATTATGCAGAATATTTATCAGGTACTACCGGAAATTAGGTATACAAGTTTGGATATACATCATGAACTTTACCACGCATATCTTCAATATATGTTCATCAATAAAGCAGCATCATACTAAAAATCTAAAGGGCCCAAACGACGCATATTCATCAAAATCAAATACCGGCGATGGCGCAAAAAGCGGGTTGGGTTAGTGGCCGACCGTTTTAGCGGGCTCGGGAATATAGCAGCAATAGCTGCGGCTTCGCGCTTGGTTAGGTTTGCAGCCGGCTTGTGAAAGTAATTCTGAGCGGCAGCTTCGGCACCATAAATGCCATCGCCCATTTCAATTACATTCAGGTAAACTTCCATAATGCGCTGCTTGCTCCACAAAACCTCCATCAGCATTGTAAAATAAGCCTCGAAAGCTTTTCGTATGTAAGAACGGCCTGGCCACAAAAAGACGTTTTTAGCCGTTTGCTGCGAGATGGTGCTGCCGCCAATTACCTTTTTGCTATTACGGTTTTTATTGATAGCGTTTTGTATGGCTTTAAAGTCAAAGCCGTTGTGCTCTAAAAACGA harbors:
- a CDS encoding response regulator — encoded protein: MAKKVLLIEDDKDIRDTIIYALREHQYEVIDSEDAKILKRVSEINPDLILLDNWLTDWKSDANGQQLSKELKSNAATSHIPVVIVSAVSNIKEVTEAGLADGYLKKPFELTELFDIVHKFTD
- the eno gene encoding phosphopyruvate hydratase — translated: MSLIINVHARQILDSRGNPTVEVEVLTENGALGRAAVPSGASTGAHEAVELRDNDKSKYMGKGVLQAVANVNDKLAKELQGMDVFEQNAIDKLMLEIDGTANKGNLGANAILGVSLAVAKAAAQESRQPLYRYVGGVNANTLPIPMMNIVNGGSHSDAPIAFQEFMIMPVGAPSFSEALRWGTEVFHNLKKILHDRGLSTAVGDEGGFAPTFAGTEDGVETILQAIEKAGYKAGEDIFLAFDCAASEFYEGGKYNYAKFEGDKGAVRTSAEQVEYLAELAAKYPIISIEDGMAEDDWDGWKLLTEKIGDKVQLVGDDLFVTNVTRLQQGIDNETGNSILVKVNQIGSLTETINAVTLAQTNGYTSVMSHRSGETEDATIADLAVALNCGQIKTGSASRSDRIAKYNQLLRIEEELGANARFIGKDFKFLKKRQK
- a CDS encoding DUF2490 domain-containing protein, producing the protein MRFKLLLLFILLSIKTLPVKAQGQFSGTGSWNIITVNLPGSIQHRWGGYFEAQNRNYGVASNFYYYELKTGVSYNFDNNSFALLGTGRYTTYGFNAVDDGPQITETRFWEQFTTNHYISRLKLEHRYRIEQRWLNTGYRNRFRYRLTATLPLNKPKLEQGTLFASVFAEVFFNNKQPNFERNRFSPSLGYKFTKPFTFQAGFINQRNYAINNSDDKNYLILTATYNLQRK
- a CDS encoding ABC transporter permease; this encodes MQPYNNLHATLSIIKASLRSIFRSPSAVVFSLLFPLIFIVIFANIGGGAVSIDAGLAKNADTLNPIYHVLKNYNVINLRKELSVADMQKNLNKGSLDAIINIHKNNGLPAYTLDVTFTAASQEKGNMLRSLLKSLLYQFNTQADPNVRPKIAELKETTIKGREYKYIDFILPGQLGFSLLNIGVFGTAFVFLSLRQTLVIKRFFATPVKKYSIILGEMLARVAFALLSAIIIISIGHYAFGFTLVNGVATVLNMLLLAFIGLVVFMGFGFIISGLARNETSVPPLSNIITLPQFLLSGTFFSTAAFPKWLQPVSNILPLTHLNNAMRKVAFEGAGLLEVSHQLLILFIWGVAIYAVAIKTFKWE
- a CDS encoding ABC transporter ATP-binding protein encodes the protein MATQPIITVKNLVKQYAGFTAVQGISFDVYEGEIFGLLGPNGAGKTTTLEIIETLRTKSSGEIMVDGFSVDQQADQIKQRIGVQLQAAGYYPGLNLIELLDLFAGLYGVRIKPLDVLQKVALTDKAKTQYKNLSGGQKQRFSIATTLINSPRIIFLDEPTTGLDPQARRNLWQLIRDIRSAGTTVVLTTHYMDEAEELCDRVAFVDGGRIIGINTPDHFIDELVARGFERPKQVKQANLEDVFINLTGKDLRQ
- the mtgA gene encoding monofunctional biosynthetic peptidoglycan transglycosylase: MGIGKLIWRFVKIFVIAFVGFTFLWVLFYRFVNPPITWLMLTRGFERKAAGKTWKIDKHWKDFDEISINMKRAAIAGEDQSFLEHNGFDFKAIQNAINKNRNSKKVIGGSTISQQTAKNVFLWPGRSYIRKAFEAYFTMLMEVLWSKQRIMEVYLNVIEMGDGIYGAEAAAQNYFHKPAANLTKREAAAIAAIFPSPLKRSATNPTRFLRHRRYLILMNMRRLGPLDF